One Oryzomonas sagensis DNA segment encodes these proteins:
- the hgcB gene encoding mercury methylation ferredoxin HgcB: MKGFRYLQNVVTLELDQAVCIGCGRCLEVCPHQVFSLAEKKASLADRDACMECGACALNCPVKAITVDAGVGCASGMINEWLQERKLRAPSGGCCS, from the coding sequence ATGAAAGGCTTCCGATATTTGCAAAACGTGGTCACCCTGGAACTTGACCAGGCAGTCTGCATCGGCTGCGGCAGGTGCCTGGAGGTCTGCCCCCACCAGGTATTCTCCCTGGCGGAGAAGAAGGCTTCCCTCGCGGACCGGGACGCCTGCATGGAGTGCGGCGCCTGCGCCCTCAATTGCCCGGTCAAGGCCATCACGGTGGATGCCGGAGTCGGCTGCGCTTCGGGGATGATCAACGAGTGGCTCCAGGAACGCAAGCTGCGCGCGCCGAGCGGCGGTTGCTGTTCCTGA
- a CDS encoding MarR family winged helix-turn-helix transcriptional regulator codes for MGTIREELQIFVRRFGLLNASCCDECCGEQVSMVQSHILFEIRRMGRPSMQQVAEELGMDVTTFSRQAKSLEGKGLITRQISPDDRRVSLLGLTAGGREVLKKIDRYMTATLERVFSHMSGFERDTVVRSLELLNEAVAKTGDDASPQEGKIACCN; via the coding sequence ATGGGAACAATCAGGGAAGAACTACAGATATTCGTGCGCCGTTTCGGCCTGTTGAACGCCTCCTGCTGCGACGAATGCTGCGGCGAGCAGGTGTCCATGGTGCAGAGCCACATCCTGTTCGAGATCAGGAGGATGGGGCGACCATCCATGCAGCAGGTGGCCGAGGAATTGGGCATGGACGTCACCACCTTCAGCCGCCAGGCCAAAAGCCTGGAGGGGAAGGGCCTCATCACGCGGCAGATTTCGCCCGACGACCGGCGGGTAAGCCTCCTGGGGTTGACCGCCGGGGGGCGCGAGGTACTGAAAAAGATCGACCGTTACATGACGGCGACACTTGAACGGGTCTTCTCCCACATGAGCGGCTTCGAGCGGGACACGGTGGTCAGGTCGCTGGAACTCTTGAACGAGGCCGTGGCCAAGACTGGCGACGACGCTTCACCGCAGGAGGGCAAGATTGCATGTTGCAACTAA
- a CDS encoding DUF2325 domain-containing protein — protein sequence MSVVLIGGMDRLEPQYLREAARAGVELSVFITAQNGIAAKLKHADAVVIFTNKVSHRAKNEAMTAARANDVPVFMHHACGVCTLRECLKCMHIINHTGGRNDV from the coding sequence ATGAGTGTCGTGCTGATCGGCGGGATGGACCGCCTGGAGCCACAGTATCTGCGGGAGGCCGCGAGGGCAGGCGTGGAGTTGAGCGTGTTCATCACCGCCCAAAACGGCATCGCCGCGAAACTGAAACATGCCGATGCCGTGGTGATCTTCACCAACAAGGTCTCCCACCGGGCGAAAAACGAGGCGATGACGGCGGCGCGCGCCAACGACGTTCCGGTTTTCATGCACCACGCCTGCGGGGTCTGCACGCTCCGCGAGTGTTTGAAATGTATGCATATCATCAATCACACAGGGGGAAGGAACGATGTCTGA
- the hgcA gene encoding mercury methylation corrinoid protein HgcA yields MKITSIRRVTEADRTPAASACGDVSGDGQDKPPCUGPPTSAGGGAITDKVPGFIEWLETPAGRVPRITSKLGLKDHLGACKVRWGIGRMSYMVPPGLYAIGRPTPEDPVLVTANYKMSYDIIRHTLSERNLWLLVLETYGINVWCAAGKGTFGTGEVVRRVAATGLARVVNHRRLILPILGAPGVAAHQVARRCGFSVSYAAIRAADLPEYLNNGMVTTPAMQQLTFTLYERLVLVPVELVMALKSVAIIAGVVLLLVAALGGLTAGVTVLIAYVGAVVTGTAVGPLLLPWLPGKSFSVKGVVAGLIWSGAFYLLADGPAWGIPTTIALFLALPAVSAFHTLNFTGCSTYTSRSGVKKEMRIALPAMGGALLASVVLLLAGRFL; encoded by the coding sequence ATGAAGATCACGAGCATCCGCAGGGTCACAGAGGCGGACCGTACCCCGGCCGCCTCCGCCTGCGGCGACGTCTCCGGTGACGGCCAGGACAAGCCACCTTGCTGAGGCCCCCCAACCTCCGCCGGGGGCGGAGCAATTACGGACAAGGTGCCCGGTTTCATTGAATGGCTGGAGACCCCGGCCGGGCGGGTCCCCAGGATCACGTCGAAACTTGGGCTCAAAGACCACCTGGGCGCCTGCAAGGTCCGGTGGGGCATCGGCCGCATGAGCTATATGGTGCCGCCCGGCCTCTACGCCATCGGCCGACCGACGCCGGAAGACCCGGTGCTGGTGACCGCCAACTACAAGATGAGTTACGACATCATCCGTCATACACTCTCGGAGCGCAACCTCTGGTTGCTGGTGTTGGAGACCTACGGCATCAACGTCTGGTGCGCGGCGGGTAAAGGCACTTTCGGCACCGGCGAAGTGGTGCGCCGGGTCGCGGCCACCGGCCTGGCCCGGGTCGTCAACCACCGCCGCCTGATCCTGCCGATCCTGGGGGCGCCCGGCGTGGCGGCCCACCAGGTAGCCCGGCGCTGCGGCTTTTCGGTCAGCTATGCGGCCATCCGGGCCGCCGACCTGCCCGAGTACCTGAACAACGGCATGGTCACTACCCCGGCCATGCAGCAGTTGACCTTCACCCTCTACGAGCGGCTGGTGCTGGTGCCGGTGGAGTTGGTCATGGCCCTCAAATCCGTCGCCATCATCGCAGGTGTCGTGTTGCTGCTCGTAGCCGCACTAGGCGGCCTCACGGCGGGCGTTACGGTCCTTATCGCCTATGTGGGTGCGGTCGTGACCGGGACCGCCGTCGGGCCGCTGCTCCTCCCCTGGCTCCCCGGCAAAAGCTTTTCCGTCAAGGGTGTCGTCGCCGGGCTGATCTGGAGCGGGGCATTCTATCTTCTTGCCGACGGCCCCGCCTGGGGCATACCGACAACCATCGCGCTCTTTCTGGCGTTGCCCGCGGTGAGCGCCTTCCACACTCTTAACTTTACCGGGTGCAGCACCTACACCTCCCGTTCCGGAGTGAAGAAGGAGATGCGCATCGCCCTGCCTGCCATGGGCGGCGCGCTGCTGGCGAGCGTGGTCTTGCTGTTGGCGGGAAGATTTCTGTAA
- a CDS encoding alpha/beta hydrolase — protein MKSVSLKSGPAKEAHPVLVSAATMAHGLMRSMAIKPYAPRDRRREFSQMKKIHSMHSVRCQLFREKGGGSLPTIVVAGFVPDATETIEFQRPLLRRYGSIYYFNYPRNGFSAEMFSAQLSDLIDDIHTGGTKPLIMSVSFGSGLLVDFLRQADEQIHEKIRGLLLISPVICTDDLIRPKGEKRDGIRFLESSLQKIITADPAKRDELEKQVERSRRCFQALFAAGAENRVLSSKHLAIRRKIMDVLAHTSALGGYERVKALRELQFPEFDGSVFAGPVLTLLAENEGDILVPLSPTLELFADSSRYTKLFPNCRVKKVISKNEEDSVPHASMIFHHDAYNPLLESWYSRLSAPLLQMAV, from the coding sequence ATGAAGTCCGTTTCGTTAAAGAGCGGCCCAGCGAAAGAGGCCCACCCCGTACTTGTTTCGGCAGCAACCATGGCCCACGGCCTCATGCGCTCCATGGCCATCAAACCCTACGCACCGCGGGACCGGCGCCGCGAGTTCAGCCAGATGAAGAAAATCCACAGCATGCACAGCGTCCGCTGCCAACTGTTCCGGGAAAAGGGGGGCGGTTCCCTGCCGACCATCGTGGTCGCGGGTTTCGTGCCGGACGCCACGGAAACGATAGAGTTCCAGCGTCCGCTGCTGCGCCGGTACGGCAGTATCTATTATTTCAACTATCCCCGTAACGGCTTCTCGGCAGAGATGTTTTCCGCACAACTGTCCGACCTGATCGACGATATCCACACCGGGGGCACCAAGCCGCTGATCATGAGCGTCAGCTTCGGTTCCGGCCTGCTGGTGGATTTTCTCCGGCAGGCCGACGAACAGATTCACGAGAAGATTCGCGGCCTGCTCCTGATCAGCCCGGTGATCTGCACCGACGACCTGATCCGCCCCAAGGGGGAGAAGCGGGACGGCATCCGGTTCCTGGAGAGCAGCCTGCAGAAGATCATCACCGCCGACCCGGCCAAGCGGGACGAGTTGGAGAAGCAGGTGGAGCGCTCCCGGCGCTGCTTTCAGGCACTGTTCGCAGCCGGGGCCGAAAACCGGGTGTTGAGCAGCAAGCACCTGGCCATCCGCCGCAAGATCATGGACGTCCTGGCCCATACCTCGGCCCTGGGAGGGTACGAGCGGGTCAAGGCGCTACGGGAGCTTCAATTCCCCGAGTTTGACGGCTCGGTCTTCGCCGGGCCGGTGCTGACGCTCTTGGCGGAGAACGAGGGGGATATCCTTGTGCCGCTGTCGCCGACCCTGGAGCTCTTCGCCGATTCGAGCCGCTACACCAAGCTGTTTCCCAACTGCCGGGTGAAGAAGGTCATATCAAAGAATGAAGAGGACAGCGTGCCCCACGCCTCCATGATCTTCCACCACGACGCCTACAACCCCCTGCTGGAAAGCTGGTACAGCAGACTTTCGGCACCCCTGCTCCAGATGGCGGTCTGA
- a CDS encoding isocitrate lyase/PEP mutase family protein → MSDRQREKAEAFLRLHQGPATLVLPNAWDVVSARIFEQASFQAIGTTSNAIAASLGYLDGERIPFSEMVAVIERIAQHTDLPVNADIESGYGMDIAAVAGTVRSVIKAGAVGINLEDATRDPAQPLFEPDFQCEKLKAVREVANTLDMPLVINARTDTYLAPFHDPEAQFQETVKRANAYREAGADCIFVPGRLDGELIARLAAAIHAPFNVFATPVTPSIPELNKMGVARLSIGPGAFRAALAGTVKIATELAGQGTYKTLFGEALTKAEVENLLNRASSYSESAAS, encoded by the coding sequence GTGTCCGATCGACAAAGAGAGAAAGCAGAGGCATTTCTCAGGCTTCATCAAGGTCCGGCGACCCTGGTTCTCCCCAATGCCTGGGATGTGGTAAGCGCCAGGATATTCGAGCAGGCTTCATTTCAGGCCATCGGCACGACAAGCAATGCCATTGCCGCCTCCCTCGGTTACCTGGATGGGGAGCGCATCCCATTTTCGGAGATGGTGGCGGTGATCGAGCGCATCGCTCAGCATACCGATCTCCCGGTCAACGCCGATATTGAGTCTGGTTATGGCATGGATATCGCCGCCGTGGCCGGGACGGTCAGGAGCGTGATCAAGGCCGGTGCCGTGGGGATCAACCTAGAAGATGCCACTCGCGATCCCGCGCAGCCGCTCTTTGAACCGGACTTTCAGTGCGAAAAACTGAAAGCCGTCAGGGAAGTCGCGAACACCCTCGATATGCCACTGGTTATCAATGCGCGGACCGACACCTACCTGGCTCCTTTCCATGACCCGGAGGCGCAGTTTCAGGAGACGGTGAAACGGGCCAATGCCTATCGCGAGGCGGGGGCCGATTGTATTTTTGTCCCCGGCAGACTCGACGGCGAACTGATAGCGCGTCTGGCCGCCGCGATCCATGCACCCTTCAATGTTTTCGCCACCCCCGTTACCCCCAGCATTCCCGAACTGAATAAAATGGGCGTGGCGCGCCTGAGCATCGGCCCCGGGGCGTTCCGGGCGGCGTTGGCAGGCACCGTAAAGATTGCGACCGAACTGGCCGGACAGGGGACCTATAAAACCCTTTTCGGCGAGGCTTTGACGAAAGCGGAGGTCGAGAACCTGCTCAACCGCGCAAGCTCTTATTCGGAAAGTGCGGCGAGTTGA
- a CDS encoding GH3 family domain-containing protein: MALLRQALRTGPVQGLIRQTAAFRARRFHQRDPLAAQRDIFQQLVGTAAGTRFGRDHDFPVLARLPYDQAYARFRQLVPIRTYQDFWNDYFQAGCRTGIDGRKRICLDDVTWPGRVRMFCETSGTTAPTKYIPFSDRMFQENRRAATDMIACYLATQRASRIGSGKILYMSGSTELNDMGGGICSGDMSALTLRFRPRWLDPFVEPQAPVSALPWEEKLQAMAELLLGDPEIRVISGVPPWILLLLKRCAEMGGRPLTELLPHLELIIHGGTSIKPYRSEFEALFHDRLPNLLELLPSSEAFMAFQRQGDAQMRLTPFYGAFFEFVRFDDLDEQGRPARDAAAIPLEEVQTGQRYAVILSTCSGLWRYHIGDTIRFTSLAPHFIEFTGRDRFLDKLEEKVTQGEVERVIAELNAFGSWSVREFMVGADVQARRHVWVLATTDEGNWEQAAHLLDAALCGMNADYATFRSQGRINPPQVVTAGEGTIYEWSRMVRGKLGGQTKIPHIDPTPDSSMITSLREYVGRG, from the coding sequence ATGGCCCTTCTCAGGCAGGCATTGCGGACAGGCCCCGTGCAGGGGCTCATCAGACAGACGGCCGCCTTTAGGGCCCGGCGCTTCCACCAGCGCGACCCGCTCGCAGCCCAGCGGGACATCTTCCAGCAACTCGTCGGCACGGCGGCCGGGACCCGCTTCGGCCGCGACCACGACTTCCCGGTCCTGGCGCGTCTCCCCTATGATCAAGCCTATGCGCGGTTCCGGCAGTTGGTGCCGATCCGTACCTACCAGGATTTCTGGAACGACTATTTCCAGGCCGGCTGCCGCACCGGCATTGACGGCAGAAAACGGATTTGCCTGGATGACGTCACCTGGCCCGGCAGGGTGCGCATGTTTTGCGAAACCTCCGGCACCACAGCTCCGACCAAGTACATCCCCTTTTCCGACCGGATGTTCCAGGAAAACCGCCGGGCTGCCACGGACATGATCGCCTGCTATCTGGCCACCCAAAGGGCATCGCGCATCGGCTCCGGCAAGATCCTCTACATGTCCGGCTCCACGGAACTGAACGATATGGGGGGAGGTATCTGTTCCGGCGACATGAGCGCCCTCACGCTCCGTTTCCGGCCCCGCTGGCTCGACCCCTTCGTGGAGCCCCAGGCCCCTGTGTCGGCCCTCCCCTGGGAGGAGAAGCTCCAGGCCATGGCCGAACTGCTGCTGGGCGACCCGGAGATTCGGGTCATCTCCGGCGTGCCCCCCTGGATTCTCCTGCTCCTGAAGCGCTGCGCCGAGATGGGGGGGAGGCCGCTGACCGAGCTGCTGCCCCACCTGGAGCTGATCATCCACGGCGGCACCAGCATCAAGCCCTATCGCAGTGAATTCGAGGCGCTGTTCCACGACCGGCTCCCCAACCTGCTGGAATTGCTCCCCTCCTCCGAGGCCTTCATGGCGTTCCAGCGGCAGGGAGACGCGCAGATGCGCCTGACCCCCTTTTACGGGGCGTTCTTCGAGTTCGTGCGCTTCGACGATCTGGACGAACAGGGGCGGCCGGCGCGGGACGCCGCGGCGATCCCGCTGGAAGAGGTACAGACGGGCCAGCGTTACGCCGTGATCCTCAGCACCTGCTCCGGGCTGTGGCGCTACCACATCGGCGACACCATCCGGTTTACCTCCCTTGCCCCGCACTTCATCGAGTTCACCGGCCGAGACCGTTTTCTGGACAAGCTGGAGGAAAAGGTGACCCAAGGGGAGGTGGAACGGGTCATTGCGGAGCTGAACGCCTTCGGAAGCTGGAGCGTGCGGGAGTTCATGGTAGGTGCCGACGTGCAGGCCCGACGGCATGTGTGGGTCCTGGCCACGACGGATGAGGGAAACTGGGAACAGGCCGCCCACCTGCTGGATGCCGCCCTGTGCGGCATGAACGCGGATTATGCCACCTTCCGCAGCCAGGGACGCATCAATCCGCCCCAGGTGGTGACGGCGGGGGAGGGGACGATCTACGAGTGGTCCAGGATGGTGCGGGGTAAGTTGGGGGGGCAGACCAAGATCCCGCACATCGATCCGACGCCTGATTCGTCCATGATTACCAGCCTGCGGGAGTATGTCGGGCGGGGTTGA
- a CDS encoding glycosyltransferase, with the protein MRTYKADLHVHSSHSNKPTYWAMRKFNCPESYTSPEYLYQTARSRGMDFVTISDHNSINGALEIAHLPGAFVSSEITAYFPETGCKVHVVVLHITEAQFRQIMELRRNIYEMVAYLQREGVAHFLAHPLYAQNDKLTTAIIEKSLVLFSTFEVRNGCRARRFNAFTEQIVTSLDRETLERLANRHDIRPYGATPWIKGMVGGSDDHGGLFISRAHTAAEGADSVDSFIEAVKAGRSRPEGESGGPLTMAHSMYGIAHSFYRERFGDRGRSSTPFISALLNRFFNVGSARESFVEKIRLFILKNIPESRSHRSRSFEEVLDREARVLLNDSVFLATLKGADQNRTIFAVTSYLANRMIYIYTNRLMSLPLSAGFFDYVTTLSTIGLVHLLVTPYYLAFHHQHKGKDIMRGLKETFPDAGDDGGEKIALFTDTLDEINGVAITIHRLIQTARNRGVELTVITAGNADAPLPEGVKRFESVGDFVLPEYPELKFSFPPILDVMDYIEQGGFTRIHISTPGTVGLLGLLIARMMDIPVAGTYHTDIPQYVRSLTNDEFLEQAAWSYMIWFYSQMEEVMVPSNGTRQQLLSRGLAEEKMKPLPRWVDTEQFTPVRRSADFWTRRGIPEGIRLLYVGRVSREKSLELLADTFAELIDSGFDASLVVVGDGPYRQEMEERLKGYPAFFTGYLGGEELQNGYASADLFVFPSATDTFGNVVLEAQSSGLPVIVSDAGGPKELMADGETGMVFGAGSGAELAAAIRYFLNNRAVLAEMSHNARSFALLRAPASDDAYSTILQCGRAA; encoded by the coding sequence ATGAGAACCTACAAAGCGGACCTGCACGTCCATTCGAGTCACTCCAACAAGCCTACCTACTGGGCCATGCGCAAGTTCAACTGCCCCGAAAGCTACACCTCGCCCGAGTATCTCTACCAGACCGCCCGGAGCCGGGGGATGGATTTCGTCACCATCAGCGATCACAACAGCATCAACGGCGCCCTGGAGATCGCCCACCTGCCCGGTGCGTTCGTCAGCTCCGAGATCACCGCCTACTTCCCGGAGACCGGCTGCAAGGTCCACGTGGTGGTGCTGCACATCACCGAGGCCCAGTTCCGCCAGATCATGGAACTGCGCAGGAATATCTACGAGATGGTGGCCTACCTCCAAAGGGAGGGGGTCGCCCACTTCCTGGCCCATCCGCTCTACGCGCAGAACGACAAGCTGACCACCGCCATCATCGAGAAGTCCCTGGTGCTCTTCTCCACCTTCGAGGTCAGAAACGGCTGTCGGGCGCGTCGTTTTAACGCCTTTACCGAACAGATCGTCACCAGCCTCGACCGGGAAACCCTGGAGCGGCTCGCCAACCGGCACGATATCCGCCCCTACGGCGCCACGCCATGGATCAAGGGGATGGTGGGGGGCTCGGACGACCACGGCGGCCTGTTCATCAGCCGGGCCCACACGGCCGCAGAGGGCGCCGACAGCGTGGACAGCTTCATCGAGGCTGTAAAAGCGGGGCGGAGCCGTCCCGAGGGGGAGAGCGGCGGCCCGCTGACCATGGCCCACAGCATGTACGGCATCGCCCACAGCTTCTACCGGGAGCGCTTCGGCGACCGCGGCCGCAGTTCGACCCCCTTTATCAGCGCCCTCTTGAACCGCTTCTTCAATGTGGGTTCGGCCCGGGAATCGTTCGTGGAAAAGATCCGGCTGTTCATCCTGAAGAACATCCCCGAGTCCCGGAGCCACCGGAGCCGCAGTTTCGAGGAGGTCCTGGACCGGGAGGCACGGGTGCTGCTCAACGACAGCGTCTTCCTGGCCACGCTCAAGGGGGCCGACCAGAACCGCACCATCTTCGCCGTGACCAGCTATCTGGCCAACCGGATGATCTACATCTACACCAATCGCCTGATGTCGCTGCCGCTCTCCGCCGGGTTCTTCGATTACGTCACCACGCTGTCCACCATCGGCTTGGTGCACCTGCTGGTGACCCCCTACTACCTGGCCTTCCACCACCAGCACAAGGGCAAGGACATCATGCGCGGCCTCAAGGAGACCTTTCCCGATGCCGGCGACGATGGCGGAGAGAAGATCGCCCTGTTCACCGATACCCTGGACGAGATCAACGGGGTGGCCATCACCATCCACCGCCTGATCCAGACCGCCAGAAACCGAGGGGTGGAGTTGACGGTGATCACCGCCGGGAATGCCGACGCTCCGCTCCCCGAGGGGGTCAAGCGCTTCGAATCGGTGGGTGATTTCGTGCTGCCCGAATACCCCGAATTGAAATTTTCCTTCCCGCCGATCCTGGACGTCATGGATTACATCGAGCAGGGGGGCTTCACCCGCATCCATATCAGCACCCCGGGAACCGTCGGCCTGTTGGGACTCCTGATCGCCCGCATGATGGACATCCCGGTGGCCGGCACCTATCACACCGACATTCCCCAGTACGTGCGCAGCCTGACCAACGACGAATTCCTGGAGCAGGCCGCCTGGAGCTACATGATCTGGTTCTACAGCCAGATGGAGGAGGTCATGGTGCCGTCCAACGGGACCCGGCAGCAACTCCTCTCCCGCGGCCTGGCGGAGGAAAAGATGAAACCGCTGCCGCGCTGGGTGGACACGGAGCAGTTCACGCCGGTCAGACGGAGTGCGGATTTTTGGACCAGACGGGGCATCCCTGAGGGGATCAGGCTCCTCTACGTGGGGCGGGTATCGCGGGAAAAATCGCTGGAACTGCTGGCGGACACGTTCGCCGAACTGATCGACTCCGGTTTCGACGCATCCCTGGTGGTCGTCGGCGATGGGCCGTATCGCCAGGAGATGGAGGAGCGCCTGAAAGGGTATCCGGCCTTCTTCACCGGCTACCTGGGGGGAGAGGAATTACAGAATGGGTACGCCTCGGCCGACCTGTTCGTCTTCCCCAGCGCCACCGATACCTTCGGCAATGTGGTCCTGGAGGCCCAGTCCTCCGGGTTGCCGGTGATCGTCTCCGATGCCGGGGGCCCGAAGGAGCTGATGGCCGACGGCGAGACCGGCATGGTCTTCGGCGCCGGCAGCGGGGCGGAACTGGCCGCCGCTATCAGGTATTTCCTCAACAACCGGGCGGTGCTGGCCGAGATGAGCCACAATGCCCGCAGCTTCGCCCTGCTCAGGGCCCCCGCCAGCGACGACGCCTACAGTACCATCCTCCAGTGCGGCCGGGCGGCCTGA
- the mutM gene encoding bifunctional DNA-formamidopyrimidine glycosylase/DNA-(apurinic or apyrimidinic site) lyase has protein sequence MPELPEVELTRRRLEPDLTGKRVEGVEARVPKLRLPIPEELATVLPGRTIRSVARRGKYLLLDCEAGWLIIHLGMTGFLRFLPHITPPGKHDHLDIRFAGGSALRFHDPRKFGTVAWTTDAPAGHPLLAGIGPEPLTPAFDGDYLFQASRSRRVAVKQFIMNGAIVAGVGNIYANEALFRAAIRPDRHASSLTSPECERLALTIREVLQESIDQGSTYRVAENSVAYHPLEFAVYGRGKGMCARCNGALEEIRLGNRSTVFCPRCQR, from the coding sequence GTGCCGGAGCTTCCCGAGGTGGAACTGACCCGACGCAGGCTGGAACCGGATCTGACGGGCAAGAGGGTTGAAGGTGTGGAGGCGCGGGTACCGAAGCTCCGCCTCCCCATTCCCGAAGAGCTGGCAACAGTCCTGCCGGGGCGGACCATCCGCTCCGTGGCACGGCGGGGCAAGTACCTGCTGCTGGACTGCGAGGCCGGGTGGCTCATCATCCACCTGGGCATGACCGGCTTTCTCCGGTTCCTCCCCCACATCACGCCGCCCGGCAAGCACGATCATCTCGATATCCGTTTTGCCGGCGGCTCGGCGCTCCGCTTCCACGACCCGCGCAAATTCGGCACCGTGGCCTGGACAACCGACGCCCCGGCAGGGCATCCGCTCCTGGCCGGGATCGGCCCGGAGCCGCTTACCCCCGCCTTCGACGGCGACTACCTCTTCCAGGCGAGCCGTTCCCGCAGGGTTGCGGTGAAGCAGTTCATCATGAACGGGGCAATCGTTGCCGGGGTCGGCAACATCTACGCCAACGAGGCGCTGTTCCGCGCCGCTATCCGCCCCGACCGGCACGCCTCCTCCCTCACCAGCCCTGAGTGCGAGCGGCTGGCCCTCACCATCCGGGAGGTGTTGCAGGAGTCCATTGACCAGGGGAGCACCTACCGGGTGGCGGAGAATTCGGTCGCCTACCACCCCCTGGAGTTTGCCGTGTATGGCCGTGGCAAGGGGATGTGCGCCCGCTGCAACGGGGCGCTGGAAGAGATCAGGCTGGGAAACCGGAGCACGGTATTCTGTCCCCGCTGTCAACGGTAG
- a CDS encoding Fic family protein produces the protein MIKDIADNELTLIEKCIAGHQEGVGVSVLEAELSVQGLVIQRRTLLRRLAVLHDWGRIALVGEKKGRIYQPVIRDIYADDAVSTSIASEASLELYIPLSSESEEIKAYVRQPRQMRKPIGYNQSFLEAYYPNETSYLPVELREQLRQIGTPPEDERPAGTFARDILNRLLIDLSWASSRLEGNTYSRLDTQRLIEFGQAAEGKDAFETQMILNHKAAIELLVNEADLVDFTPFTILNLHALLSDGLLSHSSACGKIRHRPVDIGGSVYLPIAMPQRLEELFRIILSTTQEIRDPFEQAFFLMVHLPYLQPFEDVNKRVSRLAANIPLIRHNLCPLSFIDVPARAYVEAVLGVYELNRTELLRDVFVWAYERSCQHYLAIRQELVPPDIFRLRYRQALSETVRAIVQQQQRPTSETVTAVTPSSVAAEDHNKFVELVLEEFENLHEGNAIRFGIRPLEFAAWQEQAKP, from the coding sequence GTGATCAAGGATATCGCCGATAACGAGTTGACATTAATTGAAAAGTGCATTGCCGGGCACCAGGAAGGTGTCGGCGTCTCTGTGTTGGAAGCTGAACTTTCTGTGCAAGGACTTGTAATACAGCGGCGGACCTTGCTACGCCGGTTGGCGGTGCTGCATGACTGGGGGCGCATTGCCCTGGTTGGAGAGAAAAAAGGGCGCATATATCAGCCAGTAATCAGAGATATTTACGCAGATGACGCGGTATCCACATCCATTGCTTCGGAGGCCTCACTTGAGTTATACATCCCTCTGTCGTCTGAAAGCGAAGAAATAAAAGCGTATGTTCGGCAACCCCGACAGATGCGCAAACCAATCGGGTATAATCAGAGTTTTCTGGAAGCGTATTATCCCAATGAAACTTCGTATCTGCCGGTCGAACTGCGGGAACAGCTTCGTCAGATCGGTACACCACCCGAAGATGAACGTCCGGCTGGAACCTTTGCCAGAGATATTCTGAACCGGCTGCTGATTGATCTTTCATGGGCCTCTTCACGACTTGAAGGCAACACCTATAGCCGCCTCGACACACAGCGGTTGATTGAATTCGGCCAGGCGGCCGAAGGGAAAGACGCCTTTGAAACACAGATGATCCTCAACCACAAGGCTGCTATCGAGTTGCTGGTAAACGAGGCTGATCTGGTTGACTTTACCCCATTTACCATCTTAAACCTGCATGCACTCCTTTCCGATGGGCTTCTGTCACATAGCAGCGCCTGTGGAAAGATTCGGCACCGTCCGGTTGACATCGGCGGAAGCGTCTACCTGCCGATTGCCATGCCGCAACGGCTAGAAGAACTTTTCAGGATAATTCTCTCCACGACCCAGGAGATCAGGGACCCATTCGAGCAGGCTTTCTTTCTCATGGTGCATCTGCCATACCTGCAACCGTTTGAAGACGTCAACAAGCGCGTCTCCAGGTTGGCCGCCAATATCCCCTTGATCCGGCACAATCTCTGTCCGCTCTCATTCATCGACGTTCCGGCACGTGCGTATGTAGAAGCCGTGCTCGGGGTGTACGAACTGAATAGGACCGAACTGTTGCGCGATGTCTTTGTTTGGGCCTATGAACGTTCTTGTCAGCACTATCTGGCAATTCGCCAGGAACTCGTGCCGCCGGACATCTTCCGTTTGAGGTACCGGCAGGCACTCAGCGAAACAGTCAGGGCCATTGTCCAACAGCAGCAACGACCCACCAGTGAAACAGTGACGGCAGTCACTCCCTCCTCGGTAGCCGCAGAAGACCATAACAAGTTTGTCGAGCTTGTCCTCGAAGAGTTTGAAAACCTGCATGAAGGGAATGCGATACGTTTCGGCATCCGCCCGTTGGAATTTGCAGCATGGCAAGAACAGGCCAAGCCGTAG
- a CDS encoding carboxymuconolactone decarboxylase family protein: MLPGQQQKAFGEFYDTVRENRILDPKTTLLLHLGAAMALGCSPCMEYYLGQVEGAGITAEEIGAVQGVVMAVSAGKVNAQLGEVERRIRKERKETSPA, translated from the coding sequence ATGTTGCCGGGACAACAGCAGAAGGCGTTCGGAGAATTTTACGATACGGTCAGGGAAAATCGGATTCTCGACCCCAAGACCACGCTCCTGCTCCACCTGGGGGCTGCCATGGCGCTCGGCTGCTCCCCCTGCATGGAGTATTACCTGGGGCAGGTGGAGGGGGCCGGGATCACGGCCGAGGAGATCGGCGCCGTGCAGGGGGTGGTGATGGCGGTTTCTGCCGGCAAGGTCAACGCCCAACTCGGCGAGGTAGAGCGTCGCATACGGAAAGAGCGGAAGGAAACGAGCCCGGCATGA